From the Tribolium castaneum strain GA2 chromosome 2, icTriCast1.1, whole genome shotgun sequence genome, one window contains:
- the LOC103314228 gene encoding uncharacterized protein LOC103314228 isoform X1: MLNPFSSTNTNIFDERTHNTTPANLCGQNVLVSQEQHRKIFNTLTTSITGMPGTMQPSFHNPNVVTFTFKPNQDYYPQNYWCCQTPAMQNLNQLQQQTAADLLQLQRQLNQPYQCKFHLDSQTSTTDLGAKPEARPDLKNLLCTCAWLQGPISKNHKKLILKQVTPKIEGSICDQIDQEEHKAKKVNFECAEGTKNAEVQVECKCPTCPGQEAPARVKKKRRRSRKKSPTTTSDESTDNESDNR, from the exons ATGTTGAACCCATTTTCATCAACCAACACCAACATCTTCGACGAGCGAACTCACAATACAA CTCCGGCAAACTTGTGCGGCCAAAATGTCCTAGTTTCGCAGGAACAGCATCGCAAAATCTTCAACACTCTAACAACCTCCATCACCGGAATGCCCGGAACAATGCAACCAAGTTTCCACAACCCCAACGTCGTCACCTTTACTTTCAAACCGAACCAAGACTATTACCCCCAAAATTACTGGTGCTGTCAAACTCCCGCAATGCAAAATCTGAACCAGTTGCAACAACAAACCGCCGCCGATTTGCTCCAGCTCCAAAGACAGCTAAATCAGCCCTACCAGTGCAAGTTCCACCTCGATAGCCAGACTTCGACCACAGATTTGGGGGCGAAACCAG AAGCGAGGCCTGATTTGAAAAACCTCCTTTGTACTTGCGCATGGCTACAAGGCCCGATTTCGAAAAAC CACAAAAAACTAATCTTGAAGCAAGTAACGCCTAAAATTGAAGGGAGCATCTGCGACCAGATCGACCAAGAGGAACACAAGGCGAAGAAAGTCAACTTCGAGTGTGCCGAAGGGACGAAAAATGCCGAAGTTCAAGTTGAGTGCAAGTGTCCAACTTGTCCCGGCCAGGAAGCTCCAGCACGAGTTAAGAAAAAGCGAAGAAGGAGTcggaaaaaatcaccaacgACCACAAGCGACGAAAGCACCGATAACGAGAGTGACAACCGGTAA
- the LOC103314228 gene encoding uncharacterized protein LOC103314228 isoform X2 — translation MLNPFSSTNTNIFDERTHNTTPANLCGQNVLVSQEQHRKIFNTLTTSITGMPGTMQPSFHNPNVVTFTFKPNQDYYPQNYWCCQTPAMQNLNQLQQQTAADLLQLQRQLNQPYQCKFHLDSQTSTTDLGAKPGSICDQIDQEEHKAKKVNFECAEGTKNAEVQVECKCPTCPGQEAPARVKKKRRRSRKKSPTTTSDESTDNESDNR, via the exons ATGTTGAACCCATTTTCATCAACCAACACCAACATCTTCGACGAGCGAACTCACAATACAA CTCCGGCAAACTTGTGCGGCCAAAATGTCCTAGTTTCGCAGGAACAGCATCGCAAAATCTTCAACACTCTAACAACCTCCATCACCGGAATGCCCGGAACAATGCAACCAAGTTTCCACAACCCCAACGTCGTCACCTTTACTTTCAAACCGAACCAAGACTATTACCCCCAAAATTACTGGTGCTGTCAAACTCCCGCAATGCAAAATCTGAACCAGTTGCAACAACAAACCGCCGCCGATTTGCTCCAGCTCCAAAGACAGCTAAATCAGCCCTACCAGTGCAAGTTCCACCTCGATAGCCAGACTTCGACCACAGATTTGGGGGCGAAACCAG GGAGCATCTGCGACCAGATCGACCAAGAGGAACACAAGGCGAAGAAAGTCAACTTCGAGTGTGCCGAAGGGACGAAAAATGCCGAAGTTCAAGTTGAGTGCAAGTGTCCAACTTGTCCCGGCCAGGAAGCTCCAGCACGAGTTAAGAAAAAGCGAAGAAGGAGTcggaaaaaatcaccaacgACCACAAGCGACGAAAGCACCGATAACGAGAGTGACAACCGGTAA
- the LOC660315 gene encoding nitric oxide-associated protein 1 has translation MFRLARIYNLKVPHVLGPFRQNSNFKSKLYAKTALIDSSDYTDQLIKQCAPKLIYNSVVERKVLKIERQQKAKRRQTEESVEPLPVSLKYVLDDIEVKSDDLPENRDNNNTKIINFPYNRAFSVEDVTVEEPTDRKPLDVASEANEEVRRRHEMQKEMSNWMADYDNYDDSSLDQETDLDVSEYKINYGTPDPSIAISNVPCGGCGALLHCKDTAIPGYIPSEIFKNSFLDGGATLEAIVCQRCHFLKHYNLALQVQVTPDDYPKVLASISRRGGLVVLMVDLLDFPCSIWPGIGEIFGYKTPLVVVGNKVDLLPQDSRNFLKRIKQTLLDYVKLQGFGSFDIKEVALISAKTGFGVEDLITRLSSLNRVKGDVYIVGCTNVGKSSLFNALIQSDYCKTQAIDLIQRATTSVWPGTTLNLLKFPIKRPAGYRQFLREKRLNLLHKIQVEESKLRKEQLRRTRDAKYASLIGHIGVTKNPSSEDREPSDLFAQGEATSGTLTMGVDDSLTHFAYSKWCFDTPGVVQPDQIIHLLTTEELLLTLPKELLVPRTLCLKPNSSLFIAGLARLDYVDGPTSIRFTVFASQELPLTVCAIEDAEEIYQKLLGTDLFRVPSGDSKRLSRWPSLELAKEFTVKGRSWYESSNDVVLSNAGWVAVTGKTELEYKLQAWTPEKRGVYIRDCLLPHAVGLSGKRIKHSVAYNKFRFYLKD, from the exons ATGTTCCGACTGGCACGAATTTATAACCTCAAAGTCCCACATGTCTTGGGCCCCTTTCGGCAAAACAGCAATTTTAAGTCGAAACTCTACGCCAAAACTGCCCTAATCGACAGTAGCGATTACACCGATCAATTAATCAAGCAATGTGCaccgaaattaatttataatagtGTAGTGGAGAGGAAAGTCTTAAAAATCGAAAGACAACAAAAAGCGAAGCGCAGACAAACCGAAGAGTCAGTTGAACCGTTACCTGTCAGTTTAAAATATGTGTTGGACGATATCGAAGTGAAATCGGACGATTTGCCCGAAAATCGCGACAAtaacaatacaaaaattataaatttcccGTACAATCGCGCATTTAGTGTTGAAGACGTAACTGTGGAGGAACCCACTGACCGAAAACCTCTCGATGTTGCAAGCGAAGCGAACGAAGAGGTGCGCCGCCGGCACGAAATGCAGAAAGAAATGAGCAACTGGATGGCAGACTACGACAATTACGACGACAGCAGTCTTGACCAAGAAACGGACTTGGACGTGTCCGAATATAAAATCAATTACGGCACCCCCGACCCGTCCATTGCCATCAGCAACGTGCCTTGTGGGGGCTGCGGGGCGCTCCTCCACTGCAAAGACACCGCAATCCCTGGCTACATCCCGTCCGAAATCTTCAAAAACAGTTTCCTGGACGGGGGCGCAACTCTCGAAGCGATCGTGTGCCAAAGGTGCCACTTTTTGAAACACTACAATTTGGCGCTACAAGTCCAGGTCACGCCAGACGACTATCCCAAAGTTTTGGCTAGTATTAGTCGGCGAGGGGGTTTGGTTGTTCTGATGGTCGATTTGTTGGACTTCCCGTGCTCGATCTGGCCAGGAATCGGGGAGATTTTCGGGTACAAAACCCCACTGGTCGTTGTGGGAAATAAAGTCGACTTGTTGCCACAAGACAGTAGGAATTTTTTGAAGCGGATCAAGCAAACCCTGCTCGATTATGTGAAATTGCAAGGGTTTGGCTCGTTTGATATTAAAGAGGTTGCGCTGATTTCGGCCAAAACCGGGTTTGGGGTTGAGGATTTGATAACCCGGCTGAGTAGTTTGAATCGGGTGAAGGGCGATGTTTACATTGTTGGGTGCACGAATGTGGGCAAATCCAGCCTGTTCAATGCTTTAATCCAGTCGGATTATTGCAAAACGCAGGCGATTGATTTAATTCAGAGAGCCACAACGAGTGTATGGCCGGGAACAACcctcaatttattaaaattcccGATTAAACGTCCCGCCGGTTACCGGCAGTTTTTGCGGGAAAAACGCCTCAATTTGCTGCATAAAATCCAAGTAGAGGAGAGCAAACTACGAAAGGAGCAGTTAAGACGGACGAGAGACGCGAAATACGCCTCTCTGATCGGACACATCGGCGTGACCAAAAATCCGAGTTCGGAGGACAGGGAACCGAGTGATTTGTTCGCCCAAGGAGAAGCCACTAGTGGTACTCTGACGATGGGAGTCGACGACAGTCTCACACACTTTGCGTACAGCAAATGGTGTTTTGATACGCCAGGTGTGGTCCAGCCTGACCAAATCATCCACTTGCTAACAACCGAGGAGCTGCTTCTCACCCTCCCTAAAGAATTGCTCGTACCTAGAACCCTGTGCCTTAAACCCAACTCAAGCCTCTTTATCGCCGGTTTGGCGAGGCTCGATTACGTCGATGGCCCCACTTCCATTCGGTTCACCGTTTTTGCATCCCAAGAACTGCCTCTGACGGTGTGTGCAATTGAAGACGCTGAAGAAATCTACCAAAAATTGCTGGGGACTGATTTGTTTCGAGTGCCAAGTGGCGACAGTAAGCGACTCTCACGGTGGCCAAGTTTGGAATTAGCCAAGGAGTTTACGGTAAAGGGGCGGTCGTGGTACGAATCCTCAAATGATGTTGTCTTATCTAATGCAG GTTGGGTGGCTGTGACGGGAAAAACGGAACTTGAATACAAATTACAAGCCTGGACGCCGGAAAAAAGGGGAGTTTATATCAGGGACTGTTTGTTACCACATGCCGTTGGATTGTCCGGGAAAAGAATTAAACATAGTGTAGCATATAACAAATTTAGGTTTTATCTGAAAGATTGA
- the wap gene encoding DDB1- and CUL4-associated factor 7 gives MAHSGVVPAGKRKEIYKYIAPWPLFSMNWSVRPDKRFRLALGSFVEEYNNKVQIVSLDEDSSEFSPKSTFDHPYPTTKIMWIPDSKGVYPDLLATSGDYLRVWRAGEPDTRLECVLNNNKNSDFCAPLTSFDWNEVDPNLVGTSSIDTTCTIWGLETGQIIGRVNLVSGHVKTQLIAHDKEVYDIAFSRAGGGRDMFASVGADGSVRMFDLRHLEHSTIIYEDPAHTPLLRLAWNKQDPNYLATIAMDACEVIILDVRVPCTPVARLNNHRACVNGIAWAPHSSCHICTAGDDHQALIWDIQQMPRAIEDPILAYTAAEGEVNQIQWGATQPDWIAICYNKCLEILRV, from the exons ATGGCCCATTCCGGTGTCGTACCAGCGGgtaaacgaaaagaaatttacaaatataTTGCGCCATGGCCGTTGTTCAGTATGAACTGGTCGGTACGGCCCGACAAACGTTTCCGTCTAGCGCTCGGTAGTTTCGTTGAAGAGTACAATAATAAAGTCCAAATCGTATCTTTAGACGAGGACAGTAGTGAGTTCTCGCCTAAAAGTACATTTGACCATCCGTATCCCACGACGAAAATCATGTGGATACCCGACAGCAAGGGTGTCTACCCTGATTTGTTGGCCACTAG TGGTGATTATTTGCGTGTGTGGCGAGCCGGCGAACCCGACACTCGCCTGGAATGCGTTTtgaacaacaacaaaaactcGGACTTTTGCGCCCCCTTGACAAGCTTCGACTGGAACGAGGTGGACCCCAACCTTGTCGGAACTTCATCCATAGACACCACCTGCACCATTTGGGGCTTAGAAACCGGCCAAATAATCGGACGCGTCAATCTCGTCTCAGGACACGTGAAAACGCAGTTAATTGCACATGACAAGGAGGTCTACGACATTGCATTCTCGCGAGCTGGGGGCGGTAGAGACATGTTTGCCTCCGTCGGCGCTGATGGTTCGGTCAGGATGTTCGATTTGCGGCACCTGGAGCACTCCACGATTATTTACGAGGACCCAGCACACACGCCGTTGTTGCGGTTGGCTTGGAACAAGCAGGACCCCAATTATTTGGCCACCATTGCCATGGACGCGTGTGAGGTGATTATTTTGGATGTGAGAGTCCCCTGCACTCCGGTCGCAAGGTTGAATAACCACAGAGCTTGTGTTAATGGAATTGCGTGGGCCCCACACTCGAGTTGTCACATTTGCACAGCTGGAGATGACCATCAGGCGCTCATTTGGGACATACAGCAAATGCCAAGGGCTATTGAGGACCCCATTTTGGCGTACACTGCTGCAGAGGGCGAAGTCAATCAAATACAGTGGGGGGCGACGCAGCCGGATTGGATAGCCATCTGTTACAATAAGTGTTTAGAAATACTAAGAgtttaa
- the LOC103314227 gene encoding heme transporter FLVCR2 isoform X2 — protein sequence MCSIVMDSLSNTSAVKVYKYRWITLLIFCFYSAINFLQFFQYSIISNITVKYYDVEDTLVDLTGLVFMISFILLCLPANQFIEKYNLRNTALLSSGLTTLGNLIKLFSISPDRFYVVIIGQVLCAIAQVFMTSVPSKLASTWFGPDEVSTACAVAIFGNHIGIAIGSFLPSSLVRNSDNLDEIGDDFMTLQIINGSITVASFIAVLLFFRARPPLPPSQSQVAIIDAEKPSIVSIIKRMIKNKDYVLLVIVIGSANGVYSSFGILFSRLYLNYFPGYETAVGLIAALAVVAGGCIGSVIFGYVLDKWHHFKLTTFFIVFFAAVTFSLQIVLMEAKAQLATYFTIPLFGFFIGSTLLVGFEFATELMYPVPEAASCSILNTFIFLFSIAYTLVFGALFDSVGYTATNIVIVVVLTLSSLLVYFIRPNLRRREANINK from the exons atgtgcaGTATTGTAATGGACTCCTTATCAAACACGTCGGCCGTGAAAGTCTACAAATATCGATGGATTacacttttaatattttgcttCTATTCTGCGATAAATTTCCTACAGTTTTTCCAGTACTCAATCATTTCCAACATCACAGTCAA atATTACGATGTGGAAGACACACTTGTGGACCTCACAGGTCTAGTCTTCATGATTTCCTTTATATTACTTTGCCTTCCAGCCAACCaatttatcgaaaaatac AATTTGAGAAACACAGCCCTGTTATCCAGCGGCTTAACAACTCTCGGAAacctaataaaattattctcaaTATCTCCCGATCGATTTTATGTCGTGATAATTGGCCAAGTCCTCTGTGCCATTGCCCAAGTTTTCATGACAAGTGTTCCATCGAAATTAGCCTCGACTTGGTTTGGGCCAGATGAAGTGTCCACAGCTTGCGCTGTCgcaatttttggaaatcaCATCGGGATTGCAATCGGTAGTTTCCTGCCTTCAAGCTTGGTCAGAAATAGCGACAATCTGGACGAAATCGGTGACGATTTTATGACACTACAAATAATCAACGGCTCTATAACGGTCGCCAGTTTTATTGCAGTTTTGCTGT TTTTCAGAGCTAGACCTCCACTGCCGCCAAGTCAGTCTCAAGTCGCCATCATTGATGCGGAGAAACCGTCGATAGTCTCTATTATCAAACGAATGATCAAGAATAAAGATTACGTGTTGCTGGTAATAGTTATAGGAAGTGCGAACGGAGTGTATTCGTCGTTTGGAATTTTGTTTAGCAGACTTTACCTAAACTATTTTCCt ggcTACGAAACCGCAGTTGGCCTAATAGCAGCCCTGGCTGTTGTTGCTGGCGGATGCATCGGTAGTGTAATTTTTGGCTACGTTTTGGACAAGTGGCACCACTTTAA ACTCACCACCTTCTTCATTGTTTTCTTTGCAGCAGTGACATTCAGTTTACAGATTGTTTTAATGGAAGCAAAGGCACAACTGGCCACATATTTCACCATACCGTTATTTGG ATTTTTCATCGGGAGCACATTACTAGTCGGTTTTGAGTTTGCAACCGAACTCATGTATCCCGTCCCTGAAGCCGCGTCGTGCTCGATTTTAAACacctttatttttcttttctctaTAGCTTACACCTTAGTTTTTGGTGCTTTGTTCGACTCAGTTGGATACACCGCAACGAATATTGTAATAGTGGTTGTATTAACGCTAAGTTCACTTCTTGTGTATTTTATTAGGCCCAATTTGCGGCGAAGAGAagcaaatataaataaataa
- the LOC103314227 gene encoding heme transporter FLVCR2 isoform X1, with amino-acid sequence MCSIVMDSLSNTSAVKVYKYRWITLLIFCFYSAINFLQFFQYSIISNITVKYYDVEDTLVDLTGLVFMISFILLCLPANQFIEKYNLRNTALLSSGLTTLGNLIKLFSISPDRFYVVIIGQVLCAIAQVFMTSVPSKLASTWFGPDEVSTACAVAIFGNHIGIAIGSFLPSSLVRNSDNLDEIGDDFMTLQIINGSITVASFIAVLLFFRARPPLPPSQSQVAIIDAEKPSIVSIIKRMIKNKDYVLLVIVIGSANGVYSSFGILFSRLYLNYFPGYETAVGLIAALAVVAGGCIGSVIFGYVLDKWHHFKYFPQTVTHSYNFVSRLTTFFIVFFAAVTFSLQIVLMEAKAQLATYFTIPLFGFFIGSTLLVGFEFATELMYPVPEAASCSILNTFIFLFSIAYTLVFGALFDSVGYTATNIVIVVVLTLSSLLVYFIRPNLRRREANINK; translated from the exons atgtgcaGTATTGTAATGGACTCCTTATCAAACACGTCGGCCGTGAAAGTCTACAAATATCGATGGATTacacttttaatattttgcttCTATTCTGCGATAAATTTCCTACAGTTTTTCCAGTACTCAATCATTTCCAACATCACAGTCAA atATTACGATGTGGAAGACACACTTGTGGACCTCACAGGTCTAGTCTTCATGATTTCCTTTATATTACTTTGCCTTCCAGCCAACCaatttatcgaaaaatac AATTTGAGAAACACAGCCCTGTTATCCAGCGGCTTAACAACTCTCGGAAacctaataaaattattctcaaTATCTCCCGATCGATTTTATGTCGTGATAATTGGCCAAGTCCTCTGTGCCATTGCCCAAGTTTTCATGACAAGTGTTCCATCGAAATTAGCCTCGACTTGGTTTGGGCCAGATGAAGTGTCCACAGCTTGCGCTGTCgcaatttttggaaatcaCATCGGGATTGCAATCGGTAGTTTCCTGCCTTCAAGCTTGGTCAGAAATAGCGACAATCTGGACGAAATCGGTGACGATTTTATGACACTACAAATAATCAACGGCTCTATAACGGTCGCCAGTTTTATTGCAGTTTTGCTGT TTTTCAGAGCTAGACCTCCACTGCCGCCAAGTCAGTCTCAAGTCGCCATCATTGATGCGGAGAAACCGTCGATAGTCTCTATTATCAAACGAATGATCAAGAATAAAGATTACGTGTTGCTGGTAATAGTTATAGGAAGTGCGAACGGAGTGTATTCGTCGTTTGGAATTTTGTTTAGCAGACTTTACCTAAACTATTTTCCt ggcTACGAAACCGCAGTTGGCCTAATAGCAGCCCTGGCTGTTGTTGCTGGCGGATGCATCGGTAGTGTAATTTTTGGCTACGTTTTGGACAAGTGGCACCACTTTAAGTATTTTCCCCAAACAGTTACCCACTCATACAATTTTGTTTCCAGACTCACCACCTTCTTCATTGTTTTCTTTGCAGCAGTGACATTCAGTTTACAGATTGTTTTAATGGAAGCAAAGGCACAACTGGCCACATATTTCACCATACCGTTATTTGG ATTTTTCATCGGGAGCACATTACTAGTCGGTTTTGAGTTTGCAACCGAACTCATGTATCCCGTCCCTGAAGCCGCGTCGTGCTCGATTTTAAACacctttatttttcttttctctaTAGCTTACACCTTAGTTTTTGGTGCTTTGTTCGACTCAGTTGGATACACCGCAACGAATATTGTAATAGTGGTTGTATTAACGCTAAGTTCACTTCTTGTGTATTTTATTAGGCCCAATTTGCGGCGAAGAGAagcaaatataaataaataa
- the eIF3g1 gene encoding eukaryotic translation initiation factor 3 subunit G: MPVAEEVKSSWADEVELEGGSLPPPTEVYENGFKIVTEYAYNEDDKKMKIVRTYKIEKRVVSKSIAFRKTWKKFGECANDKPGPNPATTIVAEDVYMQYITSKEEDNKQEDDALEKLKALGDKNVVKCRTCSGDHWTSKCPWKDTMLAGGKVPDDKKGPAVPSGSDAGKAGGSKYIPPSLRDGAVRKSDNLNMARRDDATAIRITNLSESTTETDLEDLVKPFGPIQKLYLAKDKQAGYCKGFAYIHFKFKNDAAKAISMLNGHGYDHLILTVDWSKPHPN; this comes from the coding sequence ATGCCTGTTGCCGAAGAGGTCAAGTCCAGCTGGGCTGACGAGGTGGAGTTGGAGGGCGGGTCGCTCCCGCCCCCGACCGAGGTGTACGAAAACGGCTTCAAGATCGTGACCGAATACGCGTACAACGAAGacgacaaaaaaatgaaaatcgtGCGGACCTACAAGATCGAGAAGCGCGTCGTTTCAAAATCGATCGCTTTCCGCAAGACTTGGAAGAAATTCGGCGAGTGTGCCAACGACAAGCCTGGCCCGAACCCGGCCACCACGATCGTCGCCGAGGACGTGTACATGCAGTACATCACGAGCAAGGAGGAGGACAACAAGCAGGAAGACGACGCTTTGGAGAAGCTGAAGGCTCTGGGCGACAAGAACGTGGTCAAGTGCCGCACCTGCAGCGGGGACCACTGGACCTCCAAGTGCCCCTGGAAGGACACCATGCTGGCCGGGGGCAAAGTGCCCGACGACAAGAAGGGCCCGGCGGTTCCGTCAGGGTCGGATGCGGGCAAGGCCGGGGGGTCCAAGTACATTCCGCCGAGTTTGCGAGATGGGGCCGTCAGGAAGTCCGATAATCTCAATATGGCGCGCAGAGACGACGCCACGGCGATTCGAATCACCAATCTTAGTGAATCTACCACTGAGACTGATTTGGAGGATCTGGTGAAGCCGTTTGGCCCGATCCAGAAGTTGTATTTGGCGAAAGACAAACAAGCCGGTTATTGCAAAGGATTCGCTTATATTCATTTCAAGTTTAAGAACGACGCTGCTAAAGCCATTTCTATGCTTAATGGACACGGTTATGATCATCTTATACTCACGGTGGATTGGTCTAAGCCACACCCTAATTGA
- the LOC660440 gene encoding retinol dehydrogenase 14, with translation MVVSDLCLSWPVVTCAAFASILIVKLYTFLTCGYYTAITKMDGKTVIITGGNGGIGKETAKEIAKRGARVILACRNLETAEKARDEIVQASNNQNVFVKKLDLSSQKSIREFAEEITRTEPKLDVLIHNAGMAANKIQMTEDNLELTMATNHYGPFLLTHLLIDLLKKSAPSRIVVVASELYRVVSLNLNNVNPTRSWFVPRLYYVSKYANICFTKELARRLEGTGVTANCLHPGIVDTGIWESAPVLVRWPLRLLIKGFFKTPLQGCQTSVYVACAEELQGVTGKYFAECKERGLSRGASDENKAKKLWEISEGLVNLKPSDPKI, from the exons ATGGTAGTGTCCGATCTGTGTTTGTCTTGGCCGGTGGTAACGTGCGCTGCATTCGCGTCGATTTTAATCGTAAAATTATACACTTTTCTCACTTGCGGTTATTACACCGCAATTACGAAAATGGACGGCAAGACGGTGATTATCACCGGCGGCAACGGCGGCATCGGCAAAGAAACCGCCAAGGAAATTGCCAAAAGAGGAGCGCGGGTTATTTTGGCTTGTCGTAATCTGGAAACGGCCGAAAAGGCCAGAG ATGAGATTGTGCAGGCGTCGAACAACCAAAATGTGTTTGTGAAAAAGTTGGATTTGTCGTCGCAAAAGTCGATCAGAGAGTTTGCAGAGGAGATCACGCGGACCGAGCCCAAGTTGGACGTTTTGATCCACAACGCCGGAATGGCAGCGAACAAGATACAGATGACTGAAGATAATCTTGAACTGACCATGGCCACGAATCATTACGGGCCGTTTCTTCTCACACATCTCTTAATCG acttgttaaaaaaatcggcCCCCTCTCGCATCGTCGTGGTGGCTTCCGAGCTGTACCGCGTCGTTTCTCTCAACCTCAACAACGTGAATCCCACGAGGTCGTGGTTCGTGCCTCGCCTCTACTACGTGTCCAAGTACGCCAACATTTGCTTCACGAAGGAGTTGGCACGCCGCCTTGAAGGCACAGGTGTGACAGCCAACTGTCTCCATCCCGGAATCGTGGACACCGGCATTTGGGAAAGTGCTCCGGTGCTCGTCCGCTGGCCTTTGCGCCTCCTCATCAAGGGTTTCTTCAAAACGCCGCTTCAAGGCTGCCAAACCAGCGTGTACGTGGCCTGTGCGGAGGAACTCCAAGGAGTCACGGGCAAGTACTTCGCCGAATGCAAGGAGAGAGGACTGAGTCGGGGGGCCAGCGACGAGAACAAAGCGAAGAAACTGTGGGAGATTTCGGAGGGTTTGGTCAATCTCAAGCCCAGCGATCCGAAAATTTAA